A region of the Culex quinquefasciatus strain JHB chromosome 1, VPISU_Cqui_1.0_pri_paternal, whole genome shotgun sequence genome:
CTGGTTGGTGATCTGAACGGAGTGACGTTCGTGGTGGCGGTCGTTGTTGGCGGGTTCGGACTGGCAGTGATCCTGGTTTCGTTGTTTATCAAATCTTCCAAGCGGTTGCCGGAGTTCCCAAAGTTCTGCGGCGGCTTCCCGTCGGTCAATGCCGGACTGACCACGTTCTTCACACGCTGGGGAACCTGTAGGTATCCGAATACCTTAAGTCGAGATTATCTACTAATCAAATCCCCTCTCCAACAGATTGCGCCGGCCACCCGGTACTGATCCTAGCCATCAGCTCCTGGGCGATCGCTGGGCTCTGCTACGGGATCATCTTCCTGGAGATCACGACCGACCCGGTCGAGCTGTGGGCTGCCCCGGAAAGCCGGTCCCGCATCGAGAAGGACTACTTTGACACGCGGTTTGCGCCCTTCTTCCGCACGACGCAGATGTTCATCAAGCCGACCAAGCAGGACTACGTGAGTAAATGTATGGATTTCGGTAGGAGATTGCTAATTTTCAAACTCCACAGTTCGTGCACGAAACCCCCACCGGCAACGTCACTTTCGGTCCTGCTTTCGACAAAGACTTCCTGCTGGAGGTGTTTGCCCTGCAGGAACACATCGAGCAGATCGGCCAGACGGAGGGAGCGGGTCTGGAGAAGATCTGCTACGCACCGATGACGGCCGCCGGGAAGGAGACGGAACTGAGCGAGTGTACGGTGCAGTCGGTGTTTGGCTACTTCCAGAACGATTACGACAAGTTCAACGCCAGCTATGAGAATTGGGACGGGTTTGAGATCAACTACCTGAACACGATCAACGACTGCACGAGGAATGCCTACCTACCGGCTTGTTTTGGTCCGTATGGAGGGCCGGTGGAGCCGGGGATCGCGGTTGGAGGCTTCCCGAAGCCGGCCATGGGTGAGAGTCCGGATTACCGGTTGGCAACGGGGGTGATCGTGACGATCTTGATTAACAACAAGGCGGACAAGGAGCGGTTGGGACCAGCAATGGAGTGGGAGAAGAAGTACATTGAGTTTATCGAGCAGTACCGGAATCCGGCGATGGACATTGCGTACTCGGCGGAACGGTCGATCGAGGACGGAATCGACGCGATGTCGGAGGCGGAGCTGTACACGGTGATAATTAGCTACGTGGtgatgtttgtttacattacgATTTCGCTGGGGAAGATCAGCGGGCTGCGGACGTTCTTCAAGGAGTCGAAGATCATATTGGCGGTGGGAGGGATCGTGATCGTGCTGGTGTCTGTGGCTTGCAGTTTGGGATTCTTCGGGTATTTGAGGCTGGCGACAACCATGCTGACGATCGAGGTGATTCCGTTCCTGGTGCTGGCGGTAGGAGTGGATAATATTTTTATGCTGGTGCATGCCTTCCAGCGGGTTGATCGTGTCGAGACTCCGAATACAGCGGAAGCAATCGGATTGGCGTTGGGACAGATCGGACCGTCGATCCTGCTGACTTCCGCCAGTGAGTGTTGCTGCTTTGCCATAGGAGGATTGTCCCCGATGCCGGCTGTGAACACGTTCGCTTGGTACGCTACCGTAGCACTGTTTGTGGACTTTGTCCTGCAGATCACGGCGTTCGTCGCGCTAATGGCGATCGACGAGCGGAGAACGGCAAGCGGCAGGTTGGATCTGTTCTGCTGCATCAAAGCCGACAAGGAGTCGTTCAAAGAGGAGCGAACCGGGATTCTGGAGAAGCTCTTTGGCAGATACTACGCGCCGTTCTTGATGAAGAAGTGCGTTCGCTTGTCGGTGCTGGCGATCTTCATCGTGGTGTCTTCCCTGTCGTTAATGGTGGTTCCCAGCGTTGAGCCGGGCCTGGATCAGGAGCTGTCGATGCCGAAGGAGTCCCACCTGGTGAAGTACTTCCAGTTCATGGCGGACCTCCTCTGGATGGGACCTCCGGTGTACTTTGTGCTGAAACCTGGACTGAACTACACTCACGTCGACGATCAGAACATGGTCTGCGGTGGAGTGCTGTGCAACACGGACTCGGTGCAGACCCAGCTGTACCTGGCGTCGCTGTATCCGGAGATGTGAGTGATCATTCCGTACCTTCTCCGATCTACTAAAATTAAGACTCAATTCTAGAACCCGAATCGCTCGCCCCTCCTCATCCTGGCTGGACGACTACATCGACTGGCTAAGCATTGACGGATGCTGCCGATACAACGCCACTGACGGATCGTTCTGCATGAGTACCAGTAAGTCCGTTTAACCAGAACAAAAGCCCCAACCTCAAACCCCACTTCTTCCAGACACTGCCTGCCCACCATGTCCGAAGGAATTCGACGATACCGGAGTTCGCCCAACCGTGGCACAGTTCGAGCGCTACCTGGAGTTCTTCCTGTCGGACCTGCCGGACGATCGGTGCGCCAAAGCGGGACGAGCAGCCTACCTGACAGCTATGAACTACGTTGCGGACTCGCAGGGTCACGTCAACGTGCACGATTCGTACTTTATGAGCTACCATACGACGGTGGTCAAGTCGCGGGACTTTTACGAAGCGCTCGAGTGGGCGCGGAAGATCACCGACGACATTCAGGCGATGCTGGACCAGCAGGCACCGGGCGTGGAGATCTTCCCGTACAGTGTGTTCTACGTGTACTACGAGCAGTATCTGACGATTTGGGGCGATACGCTGCTTTCGTTGGGACTTTCGCTGGCGGCTGTGTTTGTGGTGACGTTCCTGGTTACGGGGCTGGACATTGTCTTTTCGGCGATCGTACTGTTGATGGTGTTCTTGATCGTGCTGAACATGGGAGGGTTCATGTGGCTGTGGAACATCACGCTGAATGCGGTTTCATTGGTGAATTTGGTTATGGTAAGTGCTTTATGATCCTAATTATTAATCCTAATTCCTAATCCTAAGTCCTTATTCTAATTCCTAATCCTAATTACTAATCATTATTCCTAATCCTTAATCCTAACCCTAATTCCTAATCCTAATTTTTAATCCTGATTCCTAATCCGAATTCCTCATCCTGATTCCTAATCCTAATTCCTAATCCTAATTCCTAATCCTAATTCCTAATCCTAATTCCTAATCCTAATTCCTAATCATAATTCCTAATCGTAATTCCTAATCCTTATTCCTAATCCTAATGCCTAATCCTAATTCCTAATCCTAATTCCTAATCGTAATTCCTAATCCTTCCTAATCGTAATTCCTAATCCTAATTCCTAATCCTAATTCCTAATCGTAATTCCTAATCCTAAGTCCTAATCGTAATTCCTAATCCTAATTCCTAATCGCAATTCCTAATCGTAATTCCTAATCGTAATTCTTAATGGTAATTTCTAATCGTAATTCCTAATCCTAATTCCTAATCTTAATTATTGATCCTAATTCCTAATTCCTAATCCTAATTCCCAATCCTAATTCCTAATCCTAATTCCTAATCCTAATTCCTAATCCTAATTCCTAATCCTAATTCCTAATTCTAATTCCTAATCCTAATTCCTAATCCTAATTTCTAATCCTAATTCCTAATCCTAATTCCTAATCCTAATTCCTAATTCTAATTCCTAATCCTAATTCTAATTCCTAATCCTAATTCCTAATCATAATTCCTTATTCTAATTCCTAATCCTAATTCCTAATCCTAATTCCTAATCCTAATTCCTAATCCTAATTCCTAATACTAATTCCTAATCCTAATTCCTAATCCTAATTCCTAATCCTAATTCTTTATCCTAATTTCTAATCCTAATTTCTAATCCAAATTCCTAAtcctattttttaatccaaattcCTAATTCTTTTTCCTAATCCTAATTTCTAATCCTAATTCCTAACCTTAATTCATAATTCTAATAATTCCTAATCCTAATTCCTAATCTTAATTCCTAATCCTAATTCCTAATCCTAATTCCTAATCCTAATTCCTTATTCTAATTCCTAATCCTAATTCCTAATTTTGATCTTAATTTCTAATCTTGAACCAAGCTTTCCATCTAAATTTCACAAACTGACCTTCTTTCAGTGCGTCGGCATCGGCGTCGAGTTCATCTCGCACATCGTGCGCTCCTTCAAGAACGAGTCCGGCACGAACGTGCAACGATCGGCGCTGGCCCTCACCAAAACCGGCAGCAGCGTCTTCTCCGGCATCACGCTGACCAAGTTTGCCGGCATCATAGTACTAGCGTTCGCCAACTCGCAGATCTTCCAGATCTTCTACTTCCGCATGTACCTCGGCATCGTGCTGATTGGGGCCGCCCACGGGTTGATCCTGCTGCCGGTGTTCCTGAGCTATGTCGGGCCGAGGTCGGTCAAGAGGGTGGCGGCGGAGGTGAAGACTTCTAATGGTACAGAATTTGTTCAACAGGAAGTTTCGGCACCAAATGAAGACACTCTGCTAGGCAGCTCGTAACATGTTTCAACAGTTAATTTATTgtgctaaaaataaaacaaaaatactcaaaacgaTTTCAACTGGGTAGTTTGAACGGGATTCCGGTGAACCGAGGTCGCTGGGTGATCTTGTCCGCGTTGATCTTCTCGCCGATCAGGGTGATTTCTTGGCGCTTCTTAGGGTGGTACAACAGGTGGGCGTCCTCCGTTACCAGTGGGTCTACCGCGCCGGAGTGCCATCCGTAACTGGCGGggtggaaaaaataatttaaagggcGTTTGACGAATGCTATTAACTTTTTCTTGGCCTGATGGGAAAAATATaacttaactcaaaaatgacaaactcatcgtc
Encoded here:
- the LOC6048471 gene encoding NPC intracellular cholesterol transporter 1 homolog 1b, encoding MSGANWKLSSAVLLLVVLQAAWGQDGEHHCVMYGVCNQIGIHHQNCPSNETAKPLDPQHSLYEEAVAIMKRRCGFMFEDESTPLCCDPFQLHQLDSNFKNGEGLFGRCETCLKNMLFSICNFACNPEQSRFLTAHTHESGYYVEKVDYRIDRDHVHGVYDSCKGIILPSSGKYAMDIACGGWESTRCTAERWFEYLGDAANNDYVPFTIEYHFEEDPDARYNQDVLHCDRAYNDSNSCSCVDCAESCPVADPPEAAKPGFLVGDLNGVTFVVAVVVGGFGLAVILVSLFIKSSKRLPEFPKFCGGFPSVNAGLTTFFTRWGTYCAGHPVLILAISSWAIAGLCYGIIFLEITTDPVELWAAPESRSRIEKDYFDTRFAPFFRTTQMFIKPTKQDYFVHETPTGNVTFGPAFDKDFLLEVFALQEHIEQIGQTEGAGLEKICYAPMTAAGKETELSECTVQSVFGYFQNDYDKFNASYENWDGFEINYLNTINDCTRNAYLPACFGPYGGPVEPGIAVGGFPKPAMGESPDYRLATGVIVTILINNKADKERLGPAMEWEKKYIEFIEQYRNPAMDIAYSAERSIEDGIDAMSEAELYTVIISYVVMFVYITISLGKISGLRTFFKESKIILAVGGIVIVLVSVACSLGFFGYLRLATTMLTIEVIPFLVLAVGVDNIFMLVHAFQRVDRVETPNTAEAIGLALGQIGPSILLTSASECCCFAIGGLSPMPAVNTFAWYATVALFVDFVLQITAFVALMAIDERRTASGRLDLFCCIKADKESFKEERTGILEKLFGRYYAPFLMKKCVRLSVLAIFIVVSSLSLMVVPSVEPGLDQELSMPKESHLVKYFQFMADLLWMGPPVYFVLKPGLNYTHVDDQNMVCGGVLCNTDSVQTQLYLASLYPEITRIARPSSSWLDDYIDWLSIDGCCRYNATDGSFCMSTNTACPPCPKEFDDTGVRPTVAQFERYLEFFLSDLPDDRCAKAGRAAYLTAMNYVADSQGHVNVHDSYFMSYHTTVVKSRDFYEALEWARKITDDIQAMLDQQAPGVEIFPYSVFYVYYEQYLTIWGDTLLSLGLSLAAVFVVTFLVTGLDIVFSAIVLLMVFLIVLNMGGFMWLWNITLNAVSLVNLVMCVGIGVEFISHIVRSFKNESGTNVQRSALALTKTGSSVFSGITLTKFAGIIVLAFANSQIFQIFYFRMYLGIVLIGAAHGLILLPVFLSYVGPRSVKRVAAEVKTSNGTEFVQQEVSAPNEDTLLGSS